TCACCAAGGCGTCCCGGGCCGCCCAGGACCAGACCGGAAACGTCGCCACCCAGGTGGAAGAGGCCGCGCTGGGCATCCGCGTCATCAAGTCGTTCGGCCGCGAGGACTACTCCTTCGAGCGGTTCGACGAACAGGCCCGCACCCTGCGTGACATCCAGTTGCGCAAGGTGAAGATCATGTCGCGCTTCTGGACGCTGCTCGAGGTGATCCCGACCGCCACCTTGGTGATCGTGCTCGCTCTCGGCGCCCACGCGGTCGGTGATGGCTCGATCACCCTCGGCACGCTCGTCGCGTTCATCACCTTCATGCTCAACCTCGTCTGGCCGATCGCCAGCCTCGGCTTCCTGTTGTCGATGCTGCAGGAGACGGTCACGGCCGCCGACCGCGTCGGCGAGATCTTCGATGCACCGCGTGAGATCGTCAGCGGGCAACGCGACGTCCCGATCACCAGCGGACGGCTCGAGTTCCGCGACGCCGGGTTCCGCTTCCCCGACTCCGAGGAGTGGGCGCTTCGCCATCTCGACCTCGTCGTCGAACCGGGGGAGACCGTCGCGCTCGTCGGGGCCACCGGCTCCGGCAAGTCCGTGCTCACCGGGCTCGTCTCCCGGCTGCAGGACGTCAGCGAGGGAGCTGTGCTCATCGACGACGTCGACGTGCGTGAACTCCCGCTGCCGGTGGTGCGCAAGGTCGTCGCCACCGCCTTCGAAGACCCCACCTTGTTCTCGATGTCCGTGCGCGAGAACCTCACGCTCGGTCACCCCGACGCCACCGACGCCGAGATCGACCGCGCGATCGACGTCGCTCAGGCCGGCTTCGTCCGCGACCTGCCGTTCGGCCTGGAGACTCGCATCGGTGAGCAGGGCATGAGCCTTTCCGGTGGGCAGCGGCAGCGCCTGTCCCTGGCTCGAGCGGTGCTCGCCGAACCGCGGATCCTGGTGCTCGACGACACCTTGTCGGCCCTGGACGTGCACACCGAAGCACTGGTCGAACAGGCGTTGCGCAGCGTGCTCGCCGAGGCGACCGGCATCGTCGTGGCCCACCGCGCCTCGACCGTGCTGCTGGCCGACAAGGTGGCGCTGCTCGAGCGCGGAACGATCAGTCACGTCGGTTCGCACACCGAACTGCTGGCCACCGTGCCGGAATACCGCTACCTGCTCGCCGCCGACGACGAGATCGACGACGCCGAGCACGACGAGACCTGGCTCAGCGACGACGAACGCGATGCGCTCGACGAAGGGGTGCTGGTCGGGATGCCGACCGAGCGCTCCGCCGATCGACGCCGCGAGGACAACTGCGAGGGCAGCCGATGACGACCACTTCCACCACCTCGACGTCCGCGGCGACGTCGGACACCGCCCAGGGCGCCACCGAGACCACCGATGCATGGCGCGGCCGGATGGCCGACCAGCCGCAGGCCGATGTCGAGAAGCACGCGGCTCCCGGGCAGGCCAAGGCGCTGCTGTGGGACCTGCTGCGGCCCTACCGCAAGACGGTCTTCTTGCTCGCGATCGCGGTGGTGCTGGAGAACGCCGCGCGACTGTCGGTGCCGCGCCTTGTGCAGGTGGGCGTCGACGACGGTGTGCCCCCGCTGCAGCGCTCCGGCGACTCCAGCGTGCTCACCCGGGTGGTCGTCGTGCTGCTGATCGCGCTGGTGGTGCAGGCCGGCATGCGCATGGTGTTCCTACTGCAGTCGGGCCGCATCGGCCAGAACGTGCTGCTCGAACTGCGCCGACGCATCTTCTGCCACTTCGGCCGGCTCGACGTCACCTTCCACGACAAGTACACCTCCGGCCGCGTCGTCAGTCGTTCCACCAGCGACGTCGAGGCGATCCAGGAGATGCTCGAGAACGGCTTCGACGGCCTCATCACCGCCGTCCTCACCCTGATCGGCACGTCGATCCTGCTGATCACCCTCGATGTGCGCCTCGGCCTGGTCTGCCTGGTCAGCTTCCCGTTTCTCGTGCTGTTGTCGCTGTGGTTCCGCCGTGAGTCGGCGGCCGCCTACCGCACCGTCCGCGAGATCTCCGCGCTGCTCATCGTGCAGTTCGTCGAGACGATGACCGGGGTGAAGGCGGTGCAGGCCTACCGCCGCGAGCCGCGCAACCAGGAGATCTTCGACGGCCTGGCCGACCGCTACCGCGACATCAACATCCACACCATGCGACTGGTCGCGATCTTCATGCCAGGTGTCAAGCTCATCGGCAACCTCACGACGGGCGTGGTGCTGCTCTACGGCGGTTACCTGGCGATGCACGGCGAGATGACGATCGGCGTCCTGACCGCCTTCCTGCTGTACCTGCGGATGTTCTTCGAACCGATGCAGGAGATCACGCAGTTCTACAACACCTTCCAGTCGGCCACGTCGGCGCTGGAGAAGCTGTCGGTGGTGCTGGCCGAGAAGCCCGCGATCGACGACCCGGCCGAGCCTACGCCGCTGCACGACGTCAAGGGTGAGGTCATCTTCGACGACGTGCACTTCGCCTACGTGGCCGATCGGCCGGTGTTGCCCGGTCTCGATCTCTTCGTTCCGGCCGGTCAGACCGTTGCGCTCGTGGGCACCACCGGAGCCGGCAAGACGACCATCGCCAAGCTGATCGCCCGTTTCCACGACCCCGACAGCGGTCGGGTGTTGCTCGACGGCCACGACCTGCGCGACCTCGCCCAGCCCGACCTGCGCCGCCACGTGGTGATGGTGACCCAGGAGAACGTCATGTTCTCGGGGTCGGTCGCCGACAACATCCGGTTCGGTCGCCCCGACGCGAGCGACGACGAGGTGCGTGCGGCTGCCACTGCGGTGGGTGCCCACACCTTCATCGAGGCGCTCCCGCAGGTTTACGACACCGACGTCGCCAAGCGCGGCGGACGGCTCTCGGCGGGTCAACGACAGTTGGTCGCCTTCGCCCGCGCGTTCCTCGCCGACCCCGACGTGCTGATCCTGGACGAGGCCACCAGTTCGCTCGACATCCCGAGCGAGCGGTTGGTGCAGCACGCCCTGCAGACGGTGCTGGCCGGTCGCACCGCGCTGATCATCGCTCACCGCCTGTCGACGGTCGAGATCGCCGACCGCGTGCTGGTGCTCGAACACGGCCGGGTGCTCGAGGACGGCTCGCCCCAGGAACTCATGCGCCAGACCGGCGGCAAGTACGCCGCGTTGCACCAGGCCTGGGTCGACTCGCTCGCCTGACCCACCCGCCAAATCCCTACCCCAACCCCCGTTTGCGGGTGGTTCGGGTCGGCCTCAGGCTGGTTCGGACAACCGCTGGGTGATGAGGTCGGCCTCGTCCGTCGGTGAGAGTCCCGCCTTGCGCGGTCGCCCCGGCCCGGAGCGCAGCTCCCACGCGAGCGCGTCGGTGAAGGTCTGCGGCAGCGGGCGCACGGTCAGCCCGGCGCGTTGGGCGGCGCCGTTGTCGACGGTCATCATCCCGGCGAGGTCGGGCCACGGCAGCCACAGCGGCAGGGAACGTTCACCCATCCACGGCGAAACTCCGTGTGCGGCAAGCCAGTCGGGTGTCACCGGCACCAGTTCGTCGGTGTGGCCGGCGACCTTGCGGGCGGCGGCGAGCGCGCCGTGCAGCGGCACGCTCGGCCCGGACGCGTTGAAGACTCCGACCACCTCGTTCTCCGCGCCGGCCACCAGCCAGTCGGCAAGATCTCGGACGTCGATCAGCTGCACCTGGGCGTCGGGGGAGTGCGGCACCAACACGCGTCCGTCGGCGCGGGACGGGTGCGCGAACCGCAGCGGCCAGTAGCCGGTGCGATCGGAGACGTCCTCGGGCCCGCCCAGCAGACCGGCGCGGGCGATGAGGTGCGCGTCCGGATAGGCCTGTGCGACAAGCCGTTCGCAGGTCACCTTTCCGGCGCCGTACTGCTCGGGCGTCCAGTCGTCGCCGTCCCAGGCGTCCAACAGGGGCGCCGATTCGTCGGCACCGATGACGTCCGGTCCGACATCGGCGTAGACGTTGATGGTCGAGACCAGCGACCACCGGCCGATGCGTCCCTCGAGCGCTCGGAGCGCGGTGCGCACATGCCGTGGTTCGCGGGCGACGTCGATGACGGCGTCGAAGTCGCCGTCCAGTGCCGCGTAGCCCGTGGAGGTGCTGCGCTCTCCGACCACGAGTTCGGCACCTTCGGCCACCGGCCCACTGGTGCCTCGCGCCAGGCAGGTGACCTCGTGGCCGCGTCGCAGGGCGGCCGTCGCCGTGGCGCGGCCGAGGAAGGCAGTTCCGCCGAGGATGAGCAGTCGCATGCCCTCAGCCCACCAGGAACGGGTGGTCGTTGTCAGCCGACTTCGCGCTCAGCGCAACCCCCGCCTCTGCGGGAGCGCGGCTCAGGTGGTGGTCGGTGCCTTGTCGGCGCAGCCGCAGAACATAAGGTCATGACATGGAGCGGCGCATCTTTGGCATCGAGACCGAGTACGGCGTGACGTGCACCTCCGGCGGCACCCGGCGGCTGACGCCGGACGAGGTGGCGCGCTACCTGTTCCGCCGCGTCGTGTCGTGGGGCCGCTCGAGCAATGTGTTCCTCGGCAACGGCGCGCGGCTCTACCTCGACGTCGGCAGCCACCCCGAGTACGCCACAGCCGAGTGCGACGACATCCGCGAGGCGGTCATCCAGGACAAGGCCGGGGAGCGCATCCTGGTCGACCTCGCCGTCGACGCCCAGGAGCGGATGGCGGCCGACGAGATCGTCGGGGACATCTACATCTTCAAGAACAACACCGACTCCGCCGGCAACTCCTACGGCTGCCACGAGAACTACCTGGTGTCGCGCACCGGTGACTTCCAACGCGTCGCCGACCACCTGATCCCGTTCCTGATCAGCCGCCAGATCACCTGTGGCGCAGGCAAAATCGTGCAGTTGGGCAACCGTCCGGTCTATGCGGTGAGTCAGCGGGCCGACCACATCTGGGAGGGCGTCAGCAGCGCCACCACCCGCTCGCGTCCGATCATCAACACCCGCGACGAACCGCACGCCGACGCCGAGCACTACCGCCGACTGCACGTGATCGTCGGCGACAGCAACATGTCCGAGACGACGACCATGCTCAAGCTGGGTTCGGCGCACCTGGTGTTGCAGATGATCGAGGACGGCACGCCGATGCGTGACCTCACGCTGGAGAACCCGATCCGGGCGATCCGCGAGATGAGCCACGACATCACCGGACGCGCGCAGGTGCGCCTTGCCAACGGCAAGGAGATCTCGGCGCTGGCGATGCAGACGGAGTACTTCGAGCGGGCCACCGCTTTTGTCGAACGCAAGGGCATCAGCGACCCCACCACCACCCGGGTGCTCGACCTGTGGGGCCGCACCCTGACCGCGATCGAGTCGGGCGATCTGTCCGGGGTCGACACCGAGATCGATTGGGTGATCAAGAAGAAGCTGCTCGACCAGTACGCCGCCAAGCACACCCTCGAACTCGACCACCCGCGGATTCAGCAGCTCGACATGACCTATCACGACATCAAGCCCGGCCGCGGTGTCTTCGACCTGCTGCAGCGGGCCGGTCGCGCGGCGCGGGTGTGCACCGACGACGAGATCACGACCGCGATCACGACGCCGCCGCAGTCGACGCGGGCCAAGCTGCGCGGCGATTTCGTGCGGGCCGCGCAGGAGCACCGCCGCGACTTCACCGTCGACTGGATCCACCTCAAGCTCAACGACCAAGCCCAGCGGACGGTGCTGGTGAAGGACCCGTTCGCCAACTCCGACCCCCGGGTCGAGGCACTGATCCAAGCGATGGGTTAGGGCGCTGACCCGGCCCGGCGGAGCCGGCGCACGAAAGCCGCAGCACGCGCCGCCCGGCACCGCTCACATGGCTCGGACACAGGTGCCCACAGGCTCGCCGGTTATGGTGGACCGAGTTTCCAGCTGACCTTTCCGACGATCACGAGGTATTTTCGCGTGCGCCGTAACACCCGCCTGCTCGCGCTAGGCGTCCTTTCCACCGTCCTGCTCGCCGGTTGCGGCAGCGACGACTCCGCCTCCAAGAGCAGCAGTTCCAGCGCCACCACCGCCGCCGAGACTCCGCTGACCGTGGCGGCCGACAAGGTCGCGTCGATGTCGTCGATCAAGGTCAACGACAAGAATCCGAAGGCGCCGAAGCTCACGTTGACCAAGACGCCGTTCCACGTCAACAAGACGACCAAGAACGTCGTCACGGCCGGCACCGGCGCCGAGGTGAAGGCCACCGACATCGCCTACGTCAGCTATGTCGCGGTCAACGGCACCAACGGCAAGGAACTGCTCAGCACCTACGACACCAACGACGTCGCAGTGCTGATGAACGACAAGACCCAGTTCCCCGGCTTCGTCACCGCCCTGAAGGGCACCAAGGTCGGCACCGTGATGGACATCGCGATCCCGCCGGCCGAAGGATTCGGAGCCACCGGCAGCCAGCAGCTCGGCGTCACCGCCAAGGACACCCTCGTCTTCCGGATGACCGTGAAGGGCACCGCCGCCGTGCTCGACAAGCCCGAGGGCACCACCGTCGCGCCCAAGGCCGGTCTGCCGACCGTTGCGGTCTCCGACGGCAACCAGTCCAAGAAGCCGGCGACCATCACGATGCCGAAGAACGGTGCCAAGGTGGCGACGGCTCCGAAGACGCTCGTGTCGCAGGACCTCATCACCGGCAAGGGCCGCAAGATCGTCGAGGGCGAGACGGTCAAGGTGCGCTACACCGGCGTCATCTGGAACACCGGCAAGGCCTTCGACAGCTCCGCCACCCAGGGTGGTGCGCCGGTCGACTTCGGCCTCGTCGACGGCCAGATGATCCCCGGCTTCATCAAGGGCTTGGTCGGCAAGACCGTCGGCAGCCGCGTCCTGCTGGTGCTCCCACCGGCCGAGGGCTACGGCACCGCGGGCAACACCCAGGCCGGTATCAAGGGCACCGACACCCTCGTGTTCGTGGTCGACATCCTCGCCGGCCTCTGACCCGCAAGAATCCAAGCTTCCAAACCCGAGTACGAAGGAGTACCCATGCCTTTCGACCCCAACACCACCAAGCCCGAGATCGACTTCCCGGGTGACACCCCCCCGGCCGAACTCCTCATCGAGGACATCACCGAGGGCGAGGGCCGCGCGGCCGAGGCCGGTGACACCGTCAAGGCGCACTACGTCGGCGTCGCGTGGTCGACCGGAGAGGAGTTCGACGCGTCCTGGAACCGCGGCGCACCGCTGGACTTCCAGGTCGGTGTCGGTCAGGTCATCCAGGGTTGGGACCAGGGCATCGTCGGCATGAAGCCGGGCGGTCGCCGCAAGCTGACGATCCCGCCGGAGCTCGGCTACGGCGCCCGCGGTGCCGGCGGCGCGATCGGACCGAACGAGACGCTGATCTTCGTCGTCGACCTCGTCTCGACCGCCAAGCCCGGCGCCGGAAGCGCCTTCGGCCTGCGCTGACACCTGACGCGAAAGGATCCCCGGCACCGCATGGTGCCGGGGATCCTTTGTGTCGAACGGGCGACGACTAAACGTTCGACGCTACGGCGTTTCGCAGGAACCCGATCGAGACTTCAGGCGAGCAGGTCGGCGGCGTGCACTCCCGCGGCCGCGGCGGCGAGGAACGACGCGGCATCCTCCTCGAGGCCGCGCCCCATCGTCCGCAGCCCGACCGGGCTGGTGCGCAGCGCATCGAGCAGCCCGTCGACGGCGATATCCGCGCGGACGAGGCGACCGTCGGACGACCGCACGAGGTCGTCGGCCTGCGCCGACACCTTCGCTCCGAACGCGCCGTCCAAACGCGGCACCGGCAGGTCGGCGGGCACCAGCGCGACCCGGCTGTAGGCGGTGACGCTGTGATGTGAGATGCCGTGATGCCGATCGCGGGCGTCGGCCTGCGACACCCGCAGCGACGCCACCCCGCGTCCGCCGAGGGTGTGCGCGGCGTTCAGCGCCTCTCCGGCGCTGGTGCCGGAGAACCCCCAACGAGTGCCGGTGCCGAGATTGCCCGGTCCCTGGGCGACGATGGCGACATCGGCACCGACCACCTCACGGGCGGCGAGCAGGCCGGTGTGGACGTTGACGGCTTCGAGGTCACCGCCGAAGGCCTGACCGACGGTCACGACCGCGGCCAGCCAGTCGGAGCTGCGCAGGCCGTCGACGGTGCGGGAGAACGCGGCCGGCAACGCACCGCCGTCGGTCATCACGTAGGCGATCGTCGCGTCGGTTCGCACCGTGCGCAGCCCGGCGATGATCGCCGGCACCGCCGAATGCAGGTCGGCCGCCACCACCGGCAGGCCGGCCAGATCGTCGGCGTCGCGCAGCAGTTCGTGGTGGGGGCTCTCCTGTTCGTCGACCCCGAGCAGCATCGTCTGCAGCGGCGTGTAGCGCGCCTTCACGATGTGGCCCGGCCGCGCCGGAGGCGTCGGGGGCAGCCGGTCTGGCAGTGCGGTCACCAGGGCGCTGCCGCCGGTGCCGAGGTTGCGGTCGATCGCGTTCGTGTTGAGCAGCACCCGGTCGCCGGGCTCGGGGGAGCCGACGAGGTCGGTGTAGGCGAGCGCGTCGACGACGGAGTCGTCGGGCAACCGGACACTGAGTTGTACTGCGGTCGACCAGGCACGCCCGAGGCCGACCACGATTCCTTCGCGCCACGTGATCACGGCTCGTACACTAGTGCGATCGCGGCGCCCGCGATGGGATAGCGTCGGACCCATGAGCGCCCCGACACCTGCCGCCAAGACGGAGCGGCTGCTCAACCTCGTGATCTGCCTGCTCTACACCCGCCAGCCTCTGTCGAAGCAGCGCATCCGCGCAGCGGTGCCGCAGTACGGCGAAGCAGCATCCGACGAGGCGTTCGACCGGATGTTCGAGCGGGACAAGGACGAACTGCGCGACCTCGGCATCCCATTGCGCGCCGAGGCGATCGACCCGCTGTTCGACGACGAGACCGGTTACCGGATCGATCGGCGCGAGTACGCCCTGCCGGAGATCCGCTTCGAACCCGACGAGTTGGCCGTGCTCGGCCTCGCCAGTCGCACCTGGCAGCAGGCCAGCCTGGCGGGTGCGGCCGCGACCGCGCTGCGCAAGCTCGAAGCCGCCGACGTCGAACGCGACGACGGCACGCTGGTGGGTCTCGAACCGCGAGTGCGCACCGCCGAGCCGGCCTTCCCGGCGATGAAGGACGCCACCGTCGCGCGCCGCCAGGTGAGCTTCCGTTACCGCAAGGCCGACGGCACGGTCAGCGAGCGACGCCTGCAACCGTGGTCGGTCACCAACTGGCACGGCCGCTGGTACGTCGCGGGGCACGACCTCGACCGTGATGCACCCCGGGTGTTCCGACTCGGACGCATCGACGGCCCGGTGCGAGCATCCGGCCCCGCTGCCGCCTACGAGGTGCCCGCCGATCATGATGCCCTGGTGATGATCCGCGGCAGCGAGGTCGAACGCGAGCCGCAGCCGGCCGTGTTGCACGTGCGTGTCGGTTCGGGACACGCGCTGCGGCGCCGAGCGCGCACCAGCGGCGACATCGACGACGACTGGTCGCAGCTCGACATCGACTACACCGACACCGAGATCTTCGCCGACCAGATCGCCGGCTACGGGCCCACCGTCCGGGTGATCCAGCCCGACGACCTGCGTGAATCGGTCACGCGGCGGCTGCGTGCGGTGCTGGACACCAATCGAGAGGACGCCTGATGGCTGCCGAGAGCGCAACCCATCGCCTGGCGCGATTGCTGACGATGGTGCCGTGGCTGATGCACCGCCAGGGCATCGACATCGAGGAAGCCGCGAAGGAGCTCGGTGTCAGTCCGGCCCAGGTGGAGGCCGACCTCAATCTGCTGTTCGTCTGCGGCACCCCGGGCCACATGCCCGACGACCTCATCGAGGCCGAATGGGAAGGCGGCAAGGTGTTCGTCGGCAATGCGGACACGATCGCCCGACCGCTCCGGCTCGGGGTCGATGAGGCGCTCGCGCTGATCGTCGGACTCCGCACTCTCGCCGCCGTGCCCGGGTTGGGGGAGCGCGACGCGATCGAATGTGCGCTGGCGAAACTCATCGACGCGGCGGGTGACGCGTCGGCCGCGTCGATGCGGGTGCGCATCTCCACCGACGAC
This genomic stretch from Calidifontibacter indicus harbors:
- a CDS encoding ABC transporter ATP-binding protein; this encodes MRRRGGKGLRANSLWRLVPYLRPYRTRLIVMFVVALASIGSTIAIPLMTKAVIDGPVRHKDEHGLWVLGASAILLGIAEAALWMLRRWLVKLASTGVETDIRKQMHARLQVLPMSFHGSWQSGQLLSRIMNDLGMMRRFIGFGAVMLILNLIQVVVVTIMLLAMYWPLGIVVLISIGPVVAANLHYERQFTKASRAAQDQTGNVATQVEEAALGIRVIKSFGREDYSFERFDEQARTLRDIQLRKVKIMSRFWTLLEVIPTATLVIVLALGAHAVGDGSITLGTLVAFITFMLNLVWPIASLGFLLSMLQETVTAADRVGEIFDAPREIVSGQRDVPITSGRLEFRDAGFRFPDSEEWALRHLDLVVEPGETVALVGATGSGKSVLTGLVSRLQDVSEGAVLIDDVDVRELPLPVVRKVVATAFEDPTLFSMSVRENLTLGHPDATDAEIDRAIDVAQAGFVRDLPFGLETRIGEQGMSLSGGQRQRLSLARAVLAEPRILVLDDTLSALDVHTEALVEQALRSVLAEATGIVVAHRASTVLLADKVALLERGTISHVGSHTELLATVPEYRYLLAADDEIDDAEHDETWLSDDERDALDEGVLVGMPTERSADRRREDNCEGSR
- a CDS encoding ABC transporter ATP-binding protein — protein: MTTTSTTSTSAATSDTAQGATETTDAWRGRMADQPQADVEKHAAPGQAKALLWDLLRPYRKTVFLLAIAVVLENAARLSVPRLVQVGVDDGVPPLQRSGDSSVLTRVVVVLLIALVVQAGMRMVFLLQSGRIGQNVLLELRRRIFCHFGRLDVTFHDKYTSGRVVSRSTSDVEAIQEMLENGFDGLITAVLTLIGTSILLITLDVRLGLVCLVSFPFLVLLSLWFRRESAAAYRTVREISALLIVQFVETMTGVKAVQAYRREPRNQEIFDGLADRYRDINIHTMRLVAIFMPGVKLIGNLTTGVVLLYGGYLAMHGEMTIGVLTAFLLYLRMFFEPMQEITQFYNTFQSATSALEKLSVVLAEKPAIDDPAEPTPLHDVKGEVIFDDVHFAYVADRPVLPGLDLFVPAGQTVALVGTTGAGKTTIAKLIARFHDPDSGRVLLDGHDLRDLAQPDLRRHVVMVTQENVMFSGSVADNIRFGRPDASDDEVRAAATAVGAHTFIEALPQVYDTDVAKRGGRLSAGQRQLVAFARAFLADPDVLILDEATSSLDIPSERLVQHALQTVLAGRTALIIAHRLSTVEIADRVLVLEHGRVLEDGSPQELMRQTGGKYAALHQAWVDSLA
- a CDS encoding NAD-dependent epimerase/dehydratase family protein, with the translated sequence MRLLILGGTAFLGRATATAALRRGHEVTCLARGTSGPVAEGAELVVGERSTSTGYAALDGDFDAVIDVAREPRHVRTALRALEGRIGRWSLVSTINVYADVGPDVIGADESAPLLDAWDGDDWTPEQYGAGKVTCERLVAQAYPDAHLIARAGLLGGPEDVSDRTGYWPLRFAHPSRADGRVLVPHSPDAQVQLIDVRDLADWLVAGAENEVVGVFNASGPSVPLHGALAAARKVAGHTDELVPVTPDWLAAHGVSPWMGERSLPLWLPWPDLAGMMTVDNGAAQRAGLTVRPLPQTFTDALAWELRSGPGRPRKAGLSPTDEADLITQRLSEPA
- the pafA gene encoding Pup--protein ligase — encoded protein: MERRIFGIETEYGVTCTSGGTRRLTPDEVARYLFRRVVSWGRSSNVFLGNGARLYLDVGSHPEYATAECDDIREAVIQDKAGERILVDLAVDAQERMAADEIVGDIYIFKNNTDSAGNSYGCHENYLVSRTGDFQRVADHLIPFLISRQITCGAGKIVQLGNRPVYAVSQRADHIWEGVSSATTRSRPIINTRDEPHADAEHYRRLHVIVGDSNMSETTTMLKLGSAHLVLQMIEDGTPMRDLTLENPIRAIREMSHDITGRAQVRLANGKEISALAMQTEYFERATAFVERKGISDPTTTRVLDLWGRTLTAIESGDLSGVDTEIDWVIKKKLLDQYAAKHTLELDHPRIQQLDMTYHDIKPGRGVFDLLQRAGRAARVCTDDEITTAITTPPQSTRAKLRGDFVRAAQEHRRDFTVDWIHLKLNDQAQRTVLVKDPFANSDPRVEALIQAMG
- a CDS encoding FKBP-type peptidyl-prolyl cis-trans isomerase: MRRNTRLLALGVLSTVLLAGCGSDDSASKSSSSSATTAAETPLTVAADKVASMSSIKVNDKNPKAPKLTLTKTPFHVNKTTKNVVTAGTGAEVKATDIAYVSYVAVNGTNGKELLSTYDTNDVAVLMNDKTQFPGFVTALKGTKVGTVMDIAIPPAEGFGATGSQQLGVTAKDTLVFRMTVKGTAAVLDKPEGTTVAPKAGLPTVAVSDGNQSKKPATITMPKNGAKVATAPKTLVSQDLITGKGRKIVEGETVKVRYTGVIWNTGKAFDSSATQGGAPVDFGLVDGQMIPGFIKGLVGKTVGSRVLLVLPPAEGYGTAGNTQAGIKGTDTLVFVVDILAGL
- a CDS encoding FKBP-type peptidyl-prolyl cis-trans isomerase; this encodes MPFDPNTTKPEIDFPGDTPPAELLIEDITEGEGRAAEAGDTVKAHYVGVAWSTGEEFDASWNRGAPLDFQVGVGQVIQGWDQGIVGMKPGGRRKLTIPPELGYGARGAGGAIGPNETLIFVVDLVSTAKPGAGSAFGLR
- a CDS encoding DUF3866 family protein, with protein sequence MITWREGIVVGLGRAWSTAVQLSVRLPDDSVVDALAYTDLVGSPEPGDRVLLNTNAIDRNLGTGGSALVTALPDRLPPTPPARPGHIVKARYTPLQTMLLGVDEQESPHHELLRDADDLAGLPVVAADLHSAVPAIIAGLRTVRTDATIAYVMTDGGALPAAFSRTVDGLRSSDWLAAVVTVGQAFGGDLEAVNVHTGLLAAREVVGADVAIVAQGPGNLGTGTRWGFSGTSAGEALNAAHTLGGRGVASLRVSQADARDRHHGISHHSVTAYSRVALVPADLPVPRLDGAFGAKVSAQADDLVRSSDGRLVRADIAVDGLLDALRTSPVGLRTMGRGLEEDAASFLAAAAAGVHAADLLA
- a CDS encoding helix-turn-helix transcriptional regulator, with amino-acid sequence MSAPTPAAKTERLLNLVICLLYTRQPLSKQRIRAAVPQYGEAASDEAFDRMFERDKDELRDLGIPLRAEAIDPLFDDETGYRIDRREYALPEIRFEPDELAVLGLASRTWQQASLAGAAATALRKLEAADVERDDGTLVGLEPRVRTAEPAFPAMKDATVARRQVSFRYRKADGTVSERRLQPWSVTNWHGRWYVAGHDLDRDAPRVFRLGRIDGPVRASGPAAAYEVPADHDALVMIRGSEVEREPQPAVLHVRVGSGHALRRRARTSGDIDDDWSQLDIDYTDTEIFADQIAGYGPTVRVIQPDDLRESVTRRLRAVLDTNREDA